Genomic window (Bradyrhizobium sp. 186):
CTCGACCCGACCCGTCGCCGCAACGGCGCCGCGTTCCTGTCGTCAGGCCGCTATCACCACCACCTCGGCATGAACGTCTGGCAGAGCCAGGGTGCCGGCCAACGGGACGATGCCACGACGGGGCTGGCCTGGTTCTCGCTGGTGACCGAGAAGCAGGACCTGCTCGCCGCGCAGGAAGAGCGCCTGCGCAAGGGCGGCGCGAAACTCACTGCGCTCGCGAATGGCGTGGAGGCCGTCGATCCCTGGGGCACGCGGGTGCGCCTGCTCAGGGTTTGATCGCCGGCGCGGGCATTGATAATACCGGTCAGGCGCAAACAAGTGTTCCGGGGCCCACATCCGACATGTCCGAATTCCACGGCGTCTTTCCCTATCTCGTCTCGCCCGTCGATGCCGACGGCTCGTTGCGGACTAATGTTCTAGGCAAGCTCTGCGACGATCTGATCGGCGCCGGCGTGCACGGCCTGACGCCGCTCGGTTCGACCGGCGAGTTCGCCTATCTCAACGCCGCGCAGCGCAACTCGATCGTGCAGACCACGATCGAGGCCGCGAAGGGCCGCGTGCCCGTCGTGGCCGGTGTCGCGTCCACCTCGACGGTGGACGCGGTGGCGCAGGCAAGGGCGTATCAGAAGCTCGGCGCCGACGGCATTCTGGCGATCCTGGAGGCCTACTTCCCGCTCGCCGACGCGCAGGTCGAATCCTATTTCCGCAGCATCGCGGATGCCGTGGACATTCCCGTCGTCATCTATACCAATCCGCAATTCCAGCGCTCCGATCTCACCCTCGATGTCATCGCGCGCCTCGCCGAGCATCCGCGCATCGGCTACATCAAGGACGCCTCGACCAACACCGGCCGCCTGCTTTCGATCATGAACCGCTGCGGCGATTCCTTGCGCGTGTTCTCGGCCTCCGCCCATATCCCGGCCGCGGTAATGCTGATCGGCGGGCTGGGTTGGATGGCGGGACCGGCCTGCATTATCCCGCGCCAGAGCGTCGCGCTCTACGACCTCTGCAAGGCCAGCCGCTGGGACGAGGCCATGGTGCTCCAGCGCACGCTGTGGCGCATCAACGAAGCCTTCGCCCGCTTCAATCTTGCCGCCTGCATCAAGGCGGGGCTGGCCATGCAGGGCTATGACGTCGGCGATCCAGTCCCGCCGCAGACGCCGCTGACAGCCGAGCAGCGCAAGGCCGTGGAAGCGGCGTTGCGGGAGCTGGGCTGATCGCCCCACCCCGTCGTGGCCGGGCTTGACCCGGCCATCCACGCCTTACCCCACGGAAGCAAGAACGTGGATGCGCGGGACAAGCCCGGGCACGACGAATCCATGGTCCCACCCGCCCAAAACCACGGCTGGTCTCGCCTGCGTCGATCCGCTAAAAGGCTGCCGCATTTCAAGAGACTTCAAGGACCCAGCGGAATGAACATTCTTCCCGGCAATTTGCGTTTCGGAGCGGGGCAGCCCGTCAAGCGTTTGGAAGATCAGCGACTGCTCACCGGGAAGGGCCAGTTCATCGACGACAAGCCGGAAGACGGCGCGCTGTGGTTGCATGTGCTGCGCTCGCCGCATGCCCACGCGAAGATCGTGTCGATCGACGTCAGCGCGGCGGCCGCGATGCCCGGCGTTGCCGCGATCTACACCGGTGCCGAGCTGATCAAGGACGACATCGGCACCATTCCGACGCTGAGCATCTTCAAGCGCCCCGACGGCAAGCCGATGACGGTGCCGCCGCGGCGACTGCTCGCGCACGAAACCGTGCGCTACGCCGGCGAGGCCGTGGCGGCAGTGGTCGCCTCGTCGCGTGCCGACGCGCAGAGCGTGGCGGAAGCAATCGTGATCGAATATGACGTGCAGCCGGCGGTGGTCGATCCCGTCGAGGCCGTAAAACCCGGCGCGCCCGTGGTGTGGCCCGAGGCGCCCGACAACATCGTCGGTGCGATGAGCTATGGCGACGCCGCCAAGGCGGATGAGGCCTTCGCCAGGGCCGCGCATACGGTCGAGCTCGACATTGTCAGCCAGCGCCTTGTTCCGTCAGCGATGGAGCCGCGCTCGACCATCGCGGAGATCGATAAGAAGTCCGGCCGTCTCCTGCTGCATGTGCAGTCGCAGACGCCGGCCTCGACCCGCGACGTGCTCGCCGAAGCCGTGTTGAAGCGTCCCAAGGACAGCGTGCGTGTCCTGGTCGGCGACATCGGCGGCGGGTTTGGCCAGAAGACCAATCTCTATCCGGAAGACGGCATCGTCGCCTATGCCGCGACCAAGCTGAACAAGAGGATCCGCTGGCGCGGCGATCGCACCGACGAGTTCGTCGGCGGTACCCACGGCCGCGATCTCACCTCGACCGCGTCGTTCGCGCTGAACGAGAAGGGCAAGGTACTGGCCTATCGCGTCAAGTCGATCGGCTGCACTGGCGCTTATTCGTCGGGTGCCGCCAACATCATTCCGCTGGTGCTCGGGCCCTTCGTGCAGACCGGCGTCTACGATCTGCCGCTGGTGCATTTCGAGGTGAAGTCGGTGATGACCCACACCGCGCCGGTCGGCGCCTATCGCGGCGCAGGCCGGCCCGAGGCGGTGTTCATCGTCGAGCGCCTGTTCGACGCCGCTGCGCGAAAAATCGGCATGGATCCGCGCGCGATCCGGAAAGCGAACTACATCAAGCCGGCGCAACTGCCCTATACCAATGCGGCCGGGCAGGTCTACGATTCCGGCGCGTTTGCGCATATGCTCGATCGCGCCGTGAAGCTCGCCGATTGGGACGGTTTTGCCGCGCGCAAGAAGGCCGCGAAGAAGAAGGGCCTGCTCTATGGCCGCGGGCTGACCTCCTACATCGAATGGACCGGCGGCCGCGCCCACACCGAGAAGGTCAGTCTGCATGCGACCTCGCAGGGCCGCGTCATCCTGCATTCCGGGACCATGGCGATGGGGCAGGGCTTGCAGACCACCTACACGCAAATGATCTCCGATAGCCTCGGCATTGCCCTGGACAAGATCGACGTCGTGCAGGGCGATACCGATCTTGCCACGGGCTTTGGCAGCGTCGGCTCGCGCTCGTTGTTCGTCGGCGGCACCGCGGTCGCGGTTTCCTCCAACGATCTGATCCAGAAGGCGCGGGAGAAGGCGGCGAACGTGCTGGAGACCTCGGTCGAGGACATCGAATACCAGGGCGGCATGCTCACCGTGGTCGGCACCGACCGCCGCATCAGCCTGTTCGAGCTCGCCGAGAAGGAGCGCGGCGCCAAGCTCAGCGTCGATTCCGAAGGCGAGGTCGATGGGCCGAGCTGGCCGAACGGCACCCATATCTGCGAGGTCGAGATCGATCCCGAGACCGGCGTCTCCCGCGTCGTACGCTACACCACCGTCGACGACGTCGGCATCGCCGTGAACCCGATGCTGGTGACGGGCCAGATCCATGGCGGCGTCGCGCAGGGCATCGGGCAGGCGCTGTATGAGGGCGTGTCCTATGACGCCGAAGGCCAGCTCCTCACCGCGAGCTACCAGGACTACTGCATCCCGCGTGCCGACGACGTTCCGCCGATCGTGGTGACGCTCGACGACTCCGCGCCTTGCCGCACCAATCCGCTCGGCGCCAAGGGATGCGGCGAATCCGGCGCCATCGGCGGCCCGCCCTGCGTCACCAACGGCGTGATGGACGCGCTCGCCGAACTCGGCATCACCCAGCTCAACACCCCGCTGACGCCGCAGAAGATCTGGAAGGCGATCCAGGAGGCGAGGGTGAGCGCTTAACACTCGCTGTCGTCCCGGGGCGTGCGAAGCGCGAGCCCGGGACCCATAGCCACAGGGAGTAGTTTGGCGAAGGCTCATGGTTACCCGCTTCGCGCCACAACTTCTCCCTGGGGGTATGGGTCCCGGCCTTCGCCGGGACGACAGGTGAGAGTGTTGCACCAGCTCTCTCAAATCCCCAGCATCATCTTCGCAATAATATCGCGCTGGATCTCCGAGGTGCCGCCGAAGATGGTGTAGGCCCGCCCGTTGAGATATTCCGGCACCACCGTCAGCATCTCCTCCGGGATCGCCGGCTCGTGGTTGAGCTTGTAGAGCGGGCGCATCGGCTCGACCGCGAGGGCGTCGTGGCCGATGACGTCGGCCCCTAACCGCGTCACCGCCTGGCGAATTTCACTGTTGCGCAGCTTCAGGATTGACGACACCGCGCCGGGATTTTGTCCGGTCTGGAGCGCCGAGAGCACGCGCAGCTCGGTCATCTCCAACGCGTCGATGTCGATCTCGACCTCGGAGATGCGTGTCGCGATATCGAGACCGTCGATCGCGCGTCCGGTCAAATCGGATTCAGCCAGCTCCGAGATCTCCTTCAGTCCTTCGCGCAGCTTCGCCGATGCGATGCCGGAGCCACGCTCGAACTCGAGCAGATATTTGCCGTAGGTCCAGCCCTTGCCTTCTTCGCCGACGCGGTTGGCCACCGGAACCCGCACGTCGTCGAAAAACACCTGATTGACCTCGTGGTCACCGCCGATGGTCAGGATCGGGCGCGTTGTAATGCCCGGTGTCTTCATGTCGATCAGGACAAAGCTGATGCCGTCCTGCTGCCGCGGCCCGTCGCTGGTGCGCACCAGTGCGAACATGCGGTTGGCGTGATGCGCGTGCGTGGTCCAGATTTTCGTGCCGTTGATGATGTAGTCGTCGCCGTCGCGCACCGCGCGGGTCTTCAGCGAAGAGAGGTCGGAGCCGGAGCCCGGCTCGGAATAGCCCTGGCACCAATAGTCCTCACCGGAGAGGATCCGCGGCAGGTAGAAATTCTTCTGCTCCGGTGAGCCGAAGCCAATGATGACGGGCCCGACCATCTTCACGCCCATCACGTTGACGTTCGGAACACCAGCCCGCGCGCTTTCGGTCTCGAAAATCCAGCGCTGCGCCGGCGTCCAGTCGGGGCCGCCATGCTCGACCGGCCAGCCCGGCGCGCCCCAGCCCTGGCGGTGCAGCGTGCGCTGCCAGGCCATGCCGATATCGGGATAGGAGAACACCGACGGCGTCAGCGCGGTCGCACGCTTCATCTCCTCGGTGAGATTCTTGGCAATGAAGCCGCGCACGGCGTCCTGGAAGGCGCGCTCCTCGGCATTGAACGACAGGTCCATAGTGCGCTCCTCTGATTTCAGGCAGGCACGGCCGCGCGGCCAAGCTCGGCGTGGCGGCGATAATGATGCGCGCTGCCGCCGAACAGCGTGTCGAAGGCGATCAGCCGCTTGAAATAGGCGCCGACCTCGAGCTCCTCGGTGACGCCCATGCCGCCGTGAAGCTGGATCGACTGCTCGCCGACAAAGCGCGCGCATTTGCCGATCTTCGCCTTCGCGCCCGATGCGGCCCGCGCGCGCTCGACCGGTTCGGCATCGACCTTCAGTGCGGCGCGCAGTGCCATCGAGCGCGCCTCATCGACCTGCATCGCCATGTCGGCGAGGCGATGACGGATCACCTGGTTGGCGGACAGCGGCCGGCCGAACTGTTTTCGGATCTTGGTGTACTCCAGCGTCGTATCGAGTAACGTCTGCATGATGCCGACGGCTTCCGCGCCAAGCGCAGCCATGGCGCGGTCGACTGCCCATTCGATCGCCGGCAGCGCGTCGTGACCGTCGCCGAGCAGGACATCCTCCGGCAGGTGCACGTCGGACAGCTCGATGTTGCAGGCCCGTCCGCCGCCGAGGCGCGCATAGTCGCTGATCGCAAGGCTTGGCGTCTGCGCCGGCACCAGGAACAGGCCGATCCGGCCGGACAGACCTTGATGGTCATGGATATGCGCGGAGACGATGATGTTGTCGGCGGCATGGCCGTCGAGCACGGCAATCTTGCTGCCGGCGAGGCGCCAGCCCTGTGCCGTCTTGTTCGCGATGGTCGCGACCTTGGCCAAATCGAACCGTGCCGCGCGCTCGGAATGGGCGAAGGCGAGCTTCAGCGTTCCGTCCGCGATCTTCGGCAGTAGTGCCTGCTTCTGCGCCGTGCTGCCGCATCTATCGATCAGCGCAGCCCCGAGCACGACCGTTGCGAGATAGGGCTCAGACACCAGCCCGCGGCCAAACGCCTCCATCAAAATGCCGATCTCGACCGCACCGCCGCCGAGCCCGCCAAGTTCCTCCGCGATCGGCAGCGCCAGCCAGCCGAGTTCGGCGAACTGCTTCCAGACCGCCGGGCTGAAGCCGAGCGGATCGTTCGCCGACTTGCGGCGGTGATCTGCATCGTAGCTTTCGGCCACGAAGCGCTCGGCGCTCTCGCGCAGCAGCCGTTGCTCGTCGGTGAGATTGAGATCCATTGAGTCTACTCCGCGGCCGCCGGGGGCTTGCGCACGGAGGGATGCAAGCCGGACGGATCGACCACCATGCCGAACTCCTGAAGGTTATGGGCGTGACAGAGCTGATGCAGCGCAAAGGCCTGGTCGATCGCGGCCGGCTGGCCCATCACGTCGACCGAGCGGTTGACCGCTTCCTTGGTCAGCTTCAACGCGAATGACGGTTTTGCCGCGATCCTGCGCGCCAGCGCCAGTACGGAGGATGACAGCTCCGCGCGCGGCACGACTTGGTTGACCATGCCGAGCTGATGCGCCTCCTGCGCGCTCCAGCTATCGGCGGTGAACAGAAATTCCTTGGCTTTGCGCGGGCCGAGCTCCCAGGGATGCACGAACCACTCGACGCCGCAGACACCCATGGCGACGACAGGATCGCAGAACTGCGCATCGTCGCTGGCGACGATGAGGTCGCAGGCCCAGGCCAGCATCAGCCCGCCGGCGATGCACTTGCCGTGCACCTCCGCGATCGTCGGCTTGGCGAGGTTGCGCCAGCGCCGCGTGATCTGGAGGTAGATTTCCTGCTCGCGCGCGAAGCGGCCATGGGCGTTGGGTTCGGCAAAACCGCCCCAATTTCCGATCGGCGGAAAATCGACCCCTGCGGCGTTCTTTCCGCCGGGCCGCAGATCGTGCCCAGAGGAGAAGTGCGGCCCGTTGCCGGCGAGGATGATGACCTTGACCGTATCGTCCTGCACTGCCTCGTCGAAGGCAGCGTTGAGATCGTAGGTCATTTGCAGGTTCTGCGCGTTGCGCGCATCGGGCCGGTTCATCACGATCCGGGTGATCGCCGGCTCCGGCCTCTCCACGAGGATGGTCTCGAACGAGGACATGGCGTTCCCTTGGCGTTTCCGTCTTGGTGTTATTGTTGCTCCGAGTTGACTATGTCGGCCAATGATAGGCAAGAGGCTTGCGTAAATCGGCTGCTTCGCGCCCAGGTAAGGACGCATGACGTCTGGCGCCTCGCGCACTCAATCTGATAGTTTGCACCAGATTCCACCGGGAGAAAGTTTGATGCGCAAAGATCCTCACCGTGCTGGCGGCGCTGGCCTCGCTCAGCCTCACCAATTGCGGCTACAACGCGATCCAGAGCGAGGACGAGCGGATCAAGGCCAACTGGTCGGAGGTGGTGAACCAGTATCAGCGCCGCGCCGATCTCGTGCCCAATCTCGTCAACTCGGTGAAGGGCTTTGCGCAGCAGGAGAAGGACGTGCTGCTCGGCGTCACCAATGCCCGGGCCAAGGTCGGCAGCATCCAGGCAACCCCGGAGGTGCTCAACGATCCCGCAGCGTTCCAGAAATTCCAGGCCGCCCAGGGCGAGCTCTCCAGCGCGCTGTCGCGGCTGCTGGTCGTCACCGAGAACTACCCTCAGCTCAAATCGGACGCGCTGTTCAAGGATCTGATGTCCCAGCTCGAGGGCACCGAGAACCGGATCACGGTGGCGCGCAACCGCTACATCAAGGCGGTGCAGGACTATAATGTCACCATCCGCTCGTTCCCGAGCAACCTCACCGCGATGATGTTCAGCTACAAGGAGAAGCCGAATTTCTCGGTCGGGAACGAGAAGGAAATCTCGACCGCGCCGAAGGTCGACTTCAATCCGGCACCCGCGCCGTCGAAGTAGGCGCGTAAGCTTCCCATGTGCGCCACACCCTCCGCCGTCATCCCCCGCGAAAGCGGGGAATCCAGTACGCCGCGGCTTCTCCGTATCCCTCCGGCGCCTCTGGAATACTGGATCGCCCGGTCAAGCCGGGCGATGACGAGGAGTATGTCGTGCGTTTTGTGGCGAACGATAATCGTATTTGCGCTGTTGCTTGGCTGGTCGCTCCCCGCCTCAGCGGACGTCGCGGTGCCGCAGCTCACCGGACGCGTGGTCGACCAGACCGGCACCCTGTCGAGCGGCGACATTGCAGCGCTGTCGCAAAAACTCCGTGATTTCGAGACGCGCAAGGGCAGCCAGATCGCCGTGCTGATCGTATCGACGACGGAGCCTGAGACGATCGAGCAGTTCTCGATCCGCGTCGCGGAGGCCTGGAAGATCGGACGCAAGAAGGTCGATGACGGCGCGATCCTCGTGGTGGCCAAGAACGACCGGCATTTGCGGATCGAGGTCGGCTACGGCCTCGAGGGTGCGCTGACCGACGTGACCTCGCGGCGGATCATCGACGAGGTCGTCACTCCAAAGTTCCGAACGGGCGACTTCGCCGGCGGAATCGCTGATGGCGTCGATCGCATGGTTCGCATCATCGACGGTGAGCCTTTGCCGGTTCCCTCGCGCAGCGTAAATTTCGGCAATTTGGAAAACATCGGGCCGATCATCCCGGTCACGCTGTTTGCCTCGTTCATCATCGGCGGAATTCTGCGCACCTTGCTGGGGCAACTGCTGGGCTCAGTCGCGACCGGCAGCCTGATCGGTGTTTTGGCGTTGTTCTTTGTCGGATCCGTCGGCGTTGCCGTGATCGTCGGGTTCATCGGTTTCTCCCTGGCGTTCATCGCCGATCTTTTTCCGAAGTCCACGGGCCCATCGCGCGGCGGCTCCCGGTCGAGCGGTTCCTCGTCGGGCGGCGGCTGGAGCAGCGGTTCGTCGTCCAGCGATAGCGGCAGCTTCAGCGGCGGTGGCGGCAGCTTTGGCGGCGGCGGTGCCTCGGGGAGCTGGTAGGTCATGAGCATCAGGCGCATCAGCAGGCATCTGCTCCAGCACCATTGGCGGGCAAAGCGGGTGTTTCCGCAAAACGTGCTCGACCGCATCGAGCAGGCGATCAGGCAGGGCGAGACCACACATTCCGGCCAGGTCCGTTTCGTCGTCGAAGGCGCGCTCGACGGCGCGCCTCTGTTCCGCAACCAGCCGGCGCGCGAGCGCGCGCTCGACGTGTTCTCGCATCTGCGCATCTGGGACACCGCGCACAACAGCGGCGTCGTGATCTATCTCCTCCTCGCCGACCGCGACGTCGAGATCGTCGCCGACCGCGGCATCGACGCGAAGGTCGGCGCCGAGGGCTGGGAGAGCATCTGCCGCGCGATGGAGGCGGAGTTCAGGTCAGGCCAGTTCGAGCGCGGCGTGCTCGGCGGCATCGAGGCGGTGACGCGAGAGCTGGCAAAGCATTTCCCGCCGCAAGGCCCGCATCGCAACGAGCTGCCGGATGAGCCAGTGGTGATGTAGCTCCGACGTCGTCCTGGCGAAGGCCAGGACCCATAACCCCAGGGAGAAGTTTGGCGAGGACTCATCGTTCGGAACTCACACCGCTCACCATCGATGGACCTCGCGGTATGGGTCCTGGCCTTCGCCAGGACGACATTGTGGGTGCATCGTGCTTCGCCTCGCGAATGGACGGGCTCGGCGAGAGCCCCCTAATCATCCAGCTTGTTCAAATCCCTGACCGACTGCATAATCGGTTCGAAATTCGAACGCGCATCCAGCGCGTCGAACAATTGCGCGGTGTCTTCCAGCAGACCGTGCGACCTCGCAATCGCGATCCGTACATCTTCCTGCGGCGTATCGGACAGCCGTCCGTGCCCTGACAGCAAAATCTTCGTATCCAGCCCCTTGATGCGCTCAAGCGACTGGATGTAGTCGGAGATGCTGCCGGAGCCGAACACGCCGCCCATGACGCCGCCGGGCATCAGGGTGTCGGCGGCGAACAGCAGGCCCTTGTCCTGGTCGAACAGCGTGATGCAGGCCGAGGTGTGGCCCGGCGTATACATCACGTTGAGACGGAAATTGCCGAGGTCGATCAGATTGCCTTCCTCGAGCCAGATGTCGATGTTGATCGGCACGTTCGGCTCGTTGAACATCTTTCGCAGCATCGAGAAATCATCGCGCAGCATGATCTTGTTGGCGGCAAGGCGATGAGCCGCGACAAAAGTGCGGCGTTCGTTGAAGTGCCAGGCGGCGCCGATATGGTCGAGGTGCTCGTGGCTCAGCACCACCATGTCGATCTTTTCCGGCGGGCAGTCGATGAAGTTCAGGCATTCCACCATCGCCGGATAATTCGAGGATAGCCCGACATCGATCAGGATCGTGCGCGCCGAGCCGCGTATGAGATAGGCGTTGGCGGCGCGGTTGGAGAAGCGGATCTGGTAGACGTCGTCCGCGGCCTGGATCAGCGAGCAAATGTCGTTCTTCATCAGGATCGGGAATGCGGTGGGCTTGCGGTCGCTCATGATTGCGCTGCCCCGTAGGTGACGGCGTTGGAGGCGCGCAGGCGTTTGGAGAGCGCGTCCATCACCATCAGCGCAAACGCCGGCTGCTGGCTGACGAG
Coding sequences:
- a CDS encoding dihydrodipicolinate synthase family protein, yielding MSEFHGVFPYLVSPVDADGSLRTNVLGKLCDDLIGAGVHGLTPLGSTGEFAYLNAAQRNSIVQTTIEAAKGRVPVVAGVASTSTVDAVAQARAYQKLGADGILAILEAYFPLADAQVESYFRSIADAVDIPVVIYTNPQFQRSDLTLDVIARLAEHPRIGYIKDASTNTGRLLSIMNRCGDSLRVFSASAHIPAAVMLIGGLGWMAGPACIIPRQSVALYDLCKASRWDEAMVLQRTLWRINEAFARFNLAACIKAGLAMQGYDVGDPVPPQTPLTAEQRKAVEAALRELG
- a CDS encoding xanthine dehydrogenase family protein molybdopterin-binding subunit, with amino-acid sequence MNILPGNLRFGAGQPVKRLEDQRLLTGKGQFIDDKPEDGALWLHVLRSPHAHAKIVSIDVSAAAAMPGVAAIYTGAELIKDDIGTIPTLSIFKRPDGKPMTVPPRRLLAHETVRYAGEAVAAVVASSRADAQSVAEAIVIEYDVQPAVVDPVEAVKPGAPVVWPEAPDNIVGAMSYGDAAKADEAFARAAHTVELDIVSQRLVPSAMEPRSTIAEIDKKSGRLLLHVQSQTPASTRDVLAEAVLKRPKDSVRVLVGDIGGGFGQKTNLYPEDGIVAYAATKLNKRIRWRGDRTDEFVGGTHGRDLTSTASFALNEKGKVLAYRVKSIGCTGAYSSGAANIIPLVLGPFVQTGVYDLPLVHFEVKSVMTHTAPVGAYRGAGRPEAVFIVERLFDAAARKIGMDPRAIRKANYIKPAQLPYTNAAGQVYDSGAFAHMLDRAVKLADWDGFAARKKAAKKKGLLYGRGLTSYIEWTGGRAHTEKVSLHATSQGRVILHSGTMAMGQGLQTTYTQMISDSLGIALDKIDVVQGDTDLATGFGSVGSRSLFVGGTAVAVSSNDLIQKAREKAANVLETSVEDIEYQGGMLTVVGTDRRISLFELAEKERGAKLSVDSEGEVDGPSWPNGTHICEVEIDPETGVSRVVRYTTVDDVGIAVNPMLVTGQIHGGVAQGIGQALYEGVSYDAEGQLLTASYQDYCIPRADDVPPIVVTLDDSAPCRTNPLGAKGCGESGAIGGPPCVTNGVMDALAELGITQLNTPLTPQKIWKAIQEARVSA
- a CDS encoding acyl-CoA dehydrogenase family protein; this encodes MDLSFNAEERAFQDAVRGFIAKNLTEEMKRATALTPSVFSYPDIGMAWQRTLHRQGWGAPGWPVEHGGPDWTPAQRWIFETESARAGVPNVNVMGVKMVGPVIIGFGSPEQKNFYLPRILSGEDYWCQGYSEPGSGSDLSSLKTRAVRDGDDYIINGTKIWTTHAHHANRMFALVRTSDGPRQQDGISFVLIDMKTPGITTRPILTIGGDHEVNQVFFDDVRVPVANRVGEEGKGWTYGKYLLEFERGSGIASAKLREGLKEISELAESDLTGRAIDGLDIATRISEVEIDIDALEMTELRVLSALQTGQNPGAVSSILKLRNSEIRQAVTRLGADVIGHDALAVEPMRPLYKLNHEPAIPEEMLTVVPEYLNGRAYTIFGGTSEIQRDIIAKMMLGI
- a CDS encoding acyl-CoA dehydrogenase, with the translated sequence MDLNLTDEQRLLRESAERFVAESYDADHRRKSANDPLGFSPAVWKQFAELGWLALPIAEELGGLGGGAVEIGILMEAFGRGLVSEPYLATVVLGAALIDRCGSTAQKQALLPKIADGTLKLAFAHSERAARFDLAKVATIANKTAQGWRLAGSKIAVLDGHAADNIIVSAHIHDHQGLSGRIGLFLVPAQTPSLAISDYARLGGGRACNIELSDVHLPEDVLLGDGHDALPAIEWAVDRAMAALGAEAVGIMQTLLDTTLEYTKIRKQFGRPLSANQVIRHRLADMAMQVDEARSMALRAALKVDAEPVERARAASGAKAKIGKCARFVGEQSIQLHGGMGVTEELEVGAYFKRLIAFDTLFGGSAHHYRRHAELGRAAVPA
- a CDS encoding enoyl-CoA hydratase; this translates as MSSFETILVERPEPAITRIVMNRPDARNAQNLQMTYDLNAAFDEAVQDDTVKVIILAGNGPHFSSGHDLRPGGKNAAGVDFPPIGNWGGFAEPNAHGRFAREQEIYLQITRRWRNLAKPTIAEVHGKCIAGGLMLAWACDLIVASDDAQFCDPVVAMGVCGVEWFVHPWELGPRKAKEFLFTADSWSAQEAHQLGMVNQVVPRAELSSSVLALARRIAAKPSFALKLTKEAVNRSVDVMGQPAAIDQAFALHQLCHAHNLQEFGMVVDPSGLHPSVRKPPAAAE
- a CDS encoding LemA family protein, whose product is MLTVLAALASLSLTNCGYNAIQSEDERIKANWSEVVNQYQRRADLVPNLVNSVKGFAQQEKDVLLGVTNARAKVGSIQATPEVLNDPAAFQKFQAAQGELSSALSRLLVVTENYPQLKSDALFKDLMSQLEGTENRITVARNRYIKAVQDYNVTIRSFPSNLTAMMFSYKEKPNFSVGNEKEISTAPKVDFNPAPAPSK
- a CDS encoding YgcG family protein — protein: MSCVLWRTIIVFALLLGWSLPASADVAVPQLTGRVVDQTGTLSSGDIAALSQKLRDFETRKGSQIAVLIVSTTEPETIEQFSIRVAEAWKIGRKKVDDGAILVVAKNDRHLRIEVGYGLEGALTDVTSRRIIDEVVTPKFRTGDFAGGIADGVDRMVRIIDGEPLPVPSRSVNFGNLENIGPIIPVTLFASFIIGGILRTLLGQLLGSVATGSLIGVLALFFVGSVGVAVIVGFIGFSLAFIADLFPKSTGPSRGGSRSSGSSSGGGWSSGSSSSDSGSFSGGGGSFGGGGASGSW
- a CDS encoding TPM domain-containing protein; its protein translation is MSIRRISRHLLQHHWRAKRVFPQNVLDRIEQAIRQGETTHSGQVRFVVEGALDGAPLFRNQPARERALDVFSHLRIWDTAHNSGVVIYLLLADRDVEIVADRGIDAKVGAEGWESICRAMEAEFRSGQFERGVLGGIEAVTRELAKHFPPQGPHRNELPDEPVVM
- a CDS encoding MBL fold metallo-hydrolase; this encodes MSDRKPTAFPILMKNDICSLIQAADDVYQIRFSNRAANAYLIRGSARTILIDVGLSSNYPAMVECLNFIDCPPEKIDMVVLSHEHLDHIGAAWHFNERRTFVAAHRLAANKIMLRDDFSMLRKMFNEPNVPINIDIWLEEGNLIDLGNFRLNVMYTPGHTSACITLFDQDKGLLFAADTLMPGGVMGGVFGSGSISDYIQSLERIKGLDTKILLSGHGRLSDTPQEDVRIAIARSHGLLEDTAQLFDALDARSNFEPIMQSVRDLNKLDD